The proteins below come from a single Aegilops tauschii subsp. strangulata cultivar AL8/78 chromosome 6, Aet v6.0, whole genome shotgun sequence genomic window:
- the LOC109742325 gene encoding pterin-4-alpha-carbinolamine dehydratase 2, mitochondrial produces MGDEPAAKVGEPSQPSCVRCNSKDLHTMSEDSAKTLLEHVTGWEVKNEGDILKLHMAWKVKNFVKGLEFFQLVAAVAEEEGHHPDLHLVGRNNVKIDVWTHSVSKCSTVPYGYFEFRFHSRISRITSVDFREKRSSINIVDH; encoded by the exons ATGGGGGACGAGCCTGCTGCTAAAGTTGGTGAGCCGTCGCAGCCC AGTTGTGTCCGATGCAATTCAAAGGATTTACATACCATGTCAGAGGATTCTGCTAAAACGTTGCTGGAACAT GTGACCGGTTGGGAGGTGAAAAATGAGGGTGACATTCTGAAATTGCACATGGCATGGAAGGTGAAGAACTTTGTGAAAGGGCTTGAGTTCTTTCAGCTTGTTGCTGCTGTTGCCGAGGAAGAAG GTCACCACCCAGATCTTCACCTTGTTGGTCGGAATAATGTGAAAATTGATGTGTGGACTCACTCAGTCAGCAAGTGTTCCACTGTTCCATATGGTTATTTTGAGTTCAGATTTCACTCTAGGATTTCACGTATTACCTCTGTTGATTTCCGGGAAAAACGGAGCAGCATTAATATAGTAGATCATTAA
- the LOC141026215 gene encoding uncharacterized protein — protein sequence MIAAGTGAVARDEHGEFIVASAWFIPHAVLVDAVEMIAIRNGFYLAAKIGCNSLHIESNSSNAVEALNLEAFLGQDSATLLECKEMGLDFGQYEVTKCPQEANSVADCIAKASLSNRSSEVWEEAIPDFISHLIVNDLGII from the coding sequence ATGATTGCAGCTGGTACAGGAGCAGTAGCACGAGATGAGCATGGCGAGTTTATTGTTGCGTCTGCTTGGTTTATACCGCATGCGGTGTTAGTGGATGCGGTAGAGATGATAGCTATTCGTAATGGATTTTACCTAGCAGCCAAAATTGGATGCAACAGCTTACACATTGAGTCTAACAGCTCTAACGCAGTTGAAGCTCTTAACCTTGAAGCTTTTCTTGGGCAGGATTCGGCAACTCTGTTGGAGTGTAAGGAGATGGGCTTGGACTTCGGTCAGTATGAAGTAACTAAATGCCCACAGGAAGCTAATAGTGTAGCTGATTGTATAGCTAAAGCATCTTTGTCTAATAGATCCTCTGAGGTTTGGGAAGAGGCTATCCCAGACTTTATTTCTCACCTTATTGTAAACGACCTCGGGATTATCTGA